In the genome of Helicobacter kayseriensis, one region contains:
- a CDS encoding peptidoglycan DD-metalloendopeptidase family protein: MKNLFLLLFVCQICFSAVGENRIWQRGYAFLNFLADNKIPLSLYYNLPSSDKELTAEINAGIEYQVLKNSQGELMQALIPIDEEVQIHIYRENFKYKMALIPIKTFYKKQKLSLEVSNSPHQDIFAFSKDLGLANEFLNTYKNSIDFKREVIKGDRLAIIYTRKYRFGQFFGTPSIVATMIETNKKQNFLIAYNDGRFYNLKGKEITGFLLQMPLSSIYITSRFSKARKHPVLKTIIRPHFGVDFRAKIGTPVYAAGNGKVISAGWKGGYGKAIEILHEGGLKTLYAHLSKIDPKLRVGSFIKQGKIIGRSGNTGLSSGPHLHFGLYKNNRPIDPLGSIKTTRSELKGKQKQQFFKLAHQYEQEIQEQLEQMKTGEKQSQNQGNLMKKSPLEDS; encoded by the coding sequence ATGAAAAATCTTTTTTTGCTTCTTTTTGTGTGTCAGATTTGTTTTAGCGCAGTGGGAGAGAATCGCATTTGGCAGAGGGGTTATGCATTCTTAAACTTTTTGGCTGACAATAAAATACCATTGAGTTTATATTACAACCTGCCTTCTAGTGATAAGGAATTGACTGCAGAAATTAATGCCGGTATTGAATATCAAGTGCTTAAGAACTCTCAAGGAGAGTTAATGCAGGCATTAATCCCTATAGATGAAGAGGTGCAGATCCACATCTATAGAGAAAATTTTAAATATAAAATGGCTCTTATCCCAATTAAAACATTCTACAAAAAACAAAAACTTTCTTTAGAGGTGAGCAATTCTCCCCATCAGGATATTTTTGCTTTTTCTAAAGATTTGGGGCTTGCGAATGAGTTTTTAAACACCTATAAAAATAGCATTGATTTTAAGCGAGAAGTGATCAAGGGGGATAGGCTTGCTATTATCTATACGCGCAAGTATCGCTTTGGTCAGTTTTTTGGAACTCCTTCTATTGTTGCTACAATGATTGAGACAAACAAAAAGCAGAATTTCTTGATTGCTTATAATGATGGTCGTTTTTATAATTTGAAGGGAAAGGAAATTACAGGTTTTTTACTTCAAATGCCATTGAGCTCTATTTATATTACTTCTAGATTCTCAAAGGCAAGAAAGCATCCTGTTTTAAAAACAATTATTCGGCCTCATTTTGGAGTAGATTTTAGGGCAAAGATAGGAACTCCTGTTTATGCAGCAGGGAATGGAAAGGTCATCAGTGCTGGCTGGAAGGGGGGATATGGTAAGGCTATTGAAATTTTGCATGAAGGAGGGCTAAAAACTCTCTATGCTCATTTAAGTAAAATTGATCCAAAATTGCGCGTAGGGAGCTTTATAAAGCAAGGGAAAATCATTGGTCGTAGTGGCAATACTGGTTTGAGTTCTGGTCCCCATTTGCACTTTGGGCTTTATAAAAATAATAGGCCCATTGATCCATTGGGAAGCATTAAAACAACACGCAGTGAATTAAAAGGAAAACAAAAACAGCAATTTTTTAAGCTTGCGCATCAGTATGAGCAGGAAATTCAAGAACAATTAGAGCAAATGAAGACTGGAGAAAAGCAATCTCAAAATCAAGGAAATTTAATGAAAAAATCTCCATTAGAAGATTCTTGA
- a CDS encoding plasminogen-binding N-terminal domain-containing protein encodes MGKMIVVFLISFLMGWAFDTNVVKLSIVDVDKKKQTLVLKPASVRVGETGIVFHQIGPGVISNLVTITEVTPKALHASYKRFDLLEQKYLPTPVVEPKVGDEVIMRSFYTRGFIVAPNQAVYEEIKTLFPKIEFVSSDLMIADVGDKGIVDPSKKGFQEICKIYSVGILMIYASNGLNILDCQSFQVLETQEVNNPNPEEKYYPFFARVPAKSFWDFLKRKKDYYDEYDKLLNEAL; translated from the coding sequence ATGGGGAAAATGATTGTTGTTTTTTTGATTTCTTTTTTGATGGGTTGGGCTTTTGATACCAATGTAGTGAAATTAAGTATTGTAGATGTAGATAAAAAGAAACAAACTCTTGTTTTGAAGCCCGCGAGTGTTCGAGTAGGTGAAACAGGGATTGTTTTTCATCAAATTGGTCCAGGAGTGATTTCTAATCTTGTAACAATTACAGAAGTTACACCAAAGGCTCTTCATGCTTCTTATAAGCGTTTTGATCTATTGGAGCAAAAGTATCTTCCTACGCCTGTTGTTGAGCCAAAAGTGGGAGATGAAGTTATTATGCGAAGTTTTTATACGCGAGGCTTTATTGTTGCTCCAAATCAGGCAGTGTATGAAGAGATCAAGACGCTTTTTCCAAAAATCGAATTTGTTAGTTCAGATTTGATGATTGCAGATGTTGGCGATAAGGGAATTGTTGATCCAAGCAAGAAGGGATTTCAGGAGATATGTAAAATTTACAGTGTAGGAATTTTGATGATTTATGCATCTAATGGTTTAAATATTTTAGATTGTCAGAGTTTTCAGGTGTTAGAAACTCAAGAGGTAAACAATCCAAATCCAGAAGAAAAGTATTATCCTTTTTTTGCAAGAGTTCCGGCGAAGAGTTTTTGGGATTTTTTAAAAAGAAAAAAAGACTATTATGATGAATATGACAAGTTGCTTAATGAAGCACTTTGA
- a CDS encoding FAD-binding oxidoreductase, whose amino-acid sequence MNMTSCLMKHFENLKAIIGEDGVYCDDAHLSVYGFDSTRLVRKPSYVVFPKNEAQVVKLVEYANEHKLPITPRGAGSGMSGGSINEGIILAMQKHFSSILEIDLENLCVRVQPGVINARLNQELKSYGLFFPPDPASQAFSTVGGNIAENAGGMNALRYGVSKNHILSMRVVLGSGEMMQIGHRTYKDVAGYDLLGLMCGSEGTLGIMTELTLKLSPIPRYSTSILLCFKNAKELARAACMILAEGVLPYAMEFLDTLTIMALNQKYEIYPKNAGAVLIIKLSAQYPEVLERDRDEIKKISKKFSLISFWESQNKEDEERIWFGRKNASQANSIYGRKKLNEDITVPRNKVAEFLEKVEEIGKKYQLTIPCFGHIGDGNIHTNVMLQSEDELQIGYQAVKELFEIALLLGGTLSGEHGIGIAKSSFMPMAFESYHLELFKKIKSIFDPNCILNPHKMGF is encoded by the coding sequence ATGAATATGACAAGTTGCTTAATGAAGCACTTTGAGAATCTAAAAGCAATAATAGGGGAGGATGGAGTTTATTGTGATGATGCGCATTTGAGTGTGTATGGGTTTGATAGCACACGTTTGGTGCGTAAGCCTAGCTATGTTGTATTTCCAAAGAATGAAGCACAGGTTGTAAAGCTTGTTGAGTATGCTAATGAGCATAAATTGCCCATTACCCCAAGAGGGGCTGGGAGCGGAATGAGTGGTGGAAGTATTAACGAGGGAATCATTCTTGCGATGCAAAAACATTTTTCATCTATTTTGGAGATAGATTTAGAAAATTTATGTGTGAGAGTTCAGCCAGGTGTGATTAATGCACGCTTAAATCAAGAGTTAAAATCCTATGGTTTATTTTTTCCCCCAGATCCTGCAAGTCAAGCCTTTAGCACTGTTGGTGGAAATATTGCTGAAAATGCTGGCGGAATGAATGCTTTGAGATATGGAGTGAGTAAAAATCATATTTTATCGATGCGTGTGGTGCTTGGTAGTGGCGAGATGATGCAGATTGGACACAGAACATATAAAGATGTTGCTGGATATGATCTTTTGGGATTGATGTGTGGAAGTGAGGGAACTCTTGGAATCATGACAGAATTGACGCTGAAGCTAAGTCCTATTCCCCGATATTCAACTTCGATTTTGTTGTGTTTTAAAAACGCCAAAGAATTAGCAAGGGCTGCATGCATGATTCTTGCAGAGGGAGTTTTGCCCTATGCGATGGAATTTTTGGATACTTTAACAATTATGGCTTTAAATCAAAAATACGAAATTTACCCTAAGAATGCAGGGGCTGTTTTGATTATTAAACTCAGTGCTCAATACCCTGAAGTCTTGGAGAGAGATAGGGATGAGATTAAAAAGATCTCCAAAAAGTTTTCCTTGATCTCATTTTGGGAATCTCAAAACAAAGAAGATGAAGAAAGGATCTGGTTTGGTCGCAAAAATGCATCGCAAGCCAATAGTATTTATGGGAGAAAAAAACTCAATGAAGATATTACTGTTCCTCGTAATAAAGTGGCAGAATTCTTAGAAAAAGTGGAGGAAATTGGAAAAAAATATCAATTAACTATCCCGTGTTTTGGTCATATTGGGGATGGCAATATCCATACAAATGTTATGCTTCAAAGTGAAGATGAGCTACAAATTGGTTATCAAGCTGTAAAAGAGCTCTTTGAGATTGCACTTTTATTGGGTGGAACATTGAGCGGAGAACATGGAATTGGGATCGCAAAGTCTTCGTTTATGCCGATGGCTTTTGAGTCTTATCATCTAGAGCTTTTTAAAAAAATTAAATCCATCTTTGATCCAAACTGCATTTTAAATCCTCATAAAATGGGTTTTTAA
- the rplU gene encoding 50S ribosomal protein L21, whose protein sequence is MMYAIFKNGGKQYKVQEGSIVLLDKMSLEPKSKITFEEVLFLIDNETSKIGTPFVQGAKIEAEVINEGRARKVITFKKRRRKDSKVKRGFRRDFTRVRITKIVG, encoded by the coding sequence ATGATGTATGCAATTTTTAAGAATGGAGGCAAGCAATACAAGGTGCAAGAAGGAAGCATAGTTCTTCTTGATAAAATGAGCCTTGAGCCAAAGTCAAAAATTACTTTTGAAGAAGTATTGTTCCTTATTGATAATGAAACAAGCAAAATTGGAACACCTTTTGTGCAAGGTGCAAAAATTGAAGCAGAAGTTATCAACGAAGGAAGAGCGAGAAAGGTGATCACTTTCAAAAAAAGAAGAAGAAAAGACAGTAAAGTAAAGCGTGGATTTAGAAGAGATTTTACGCGTGTTCGAATCACAAAGATTGTAGGATAA
- the rpmA gene encoding 50S ribosomal protein L27, producing the protein MAHKKGQGSTQNNRDSAGRRLGVKKFGSQFVRAGNILIRQRGTKVHPGNNVGMGKDHTIYALIDGVVKFEQKNKDRKKVSVYPA; encoded by the coding sequence ATGGCTCACAAGAAAGGTCAGGGTAGTACTCAGAATAATAGAGATTCCGCAGGTCGTCGTTTAGGTGTCAAAAAATTTGGATCTCAGTTTGTAAGGGCTGGAAATATTCTTATCCGACAAAGAGGGACAAAAGTCCATCCTGGAAATAATGTGGGAATGGGTAAGGATCATACAATTTATGCCCTTATTGATGGTGTTGTAAAATTTGAGCAAAAAAACAAGGACAGGAAAAAGGTTTCTGTTTATCCTGCTTAA
- a CDS encoding DUF535 family protein, with protein sequence MRYRWPKFSELFGDFGQRHNFDSKVYYLRQVTRYLLRCMLAKKQIKQFVMLVNQHDRLVDFFHQNKGGDYRIVCSQFVNQKFKPNERLEYIQKNFPLIFSLRDESFKIMLCHKEIVLFSKEGFDLVFKVNGTFEEGFFAFELKLDQQRIYAVSFCLFEEKLIIASLQGLIQGDEAKEKIKVLTKKCFGLRPQVLLIEVMRFALKSLKCKTLLGIAQTSQVRFSKFGKRGYFVDYDALWEEVGGVRCGDYFDITTEKRKELCEIPSNKRSMYKKRFAFLDEVQETILKKMHEIGF encoded by the coding sequence ATGCGATATAGATGGCCAAAATTTTCAGAGCTTTTTGGAGATTTTGGTCAGCGTCATAATTTTGATTCTAAGGTTTATTATTTGCGCCAAGTGACACGCTATCTCTTGCGTTGCATGCTGGCAAAGAAGCAAATTAAGCAATTTGTCATGTTGGTCAATCAGCATGATAGATTGGTTGATTTTTTTCATCAAAATAAAGGGGGAGATTATCGTATTGTTTGTTCCCAGTTTGTCAATCAAAAGTTTAAACCCAATGAAAGACTAGAATATATTCAAAAAAACTTTCCTCTTATTTTTTCTCTTCGAGATGAGAGTTTTAAGATAATGCTCTGCCATAAAGAGATTGTTTTGTTTTCAAAGGAGGGGTTTGATCTAGTCTTTAAGGTTAATGGAACTTTTGAAGAGGGGTTTTTTGCTTTTGAACTTAAATTGGATCAGCAAAGAATCTATGCAGTTTCCTTTTGTCTTTTTGAAGAAAAGCTTATCATCGCCTCCTTGCAAGGCTTGATTCAGGGGGATGAGGCCAAAGAAAAGATTAAAGTTTTGACAAAGAAATGCTTTGGATTGAGGCCACAGGTTTTGCTTATTGAGGTGATGCGTTTTGCTTTAAAAAGCTTGAAGTGCAAGACGCTTTTGGGGATTGCACAAACTTCTCAGGTGCGTTTTTCAAAATTTGGTAAGCGTGGATATTTTGTTGATTATGATGCATTGTGGGAGGAGGTTGGCGGAGTGCGATGTGGTGATTATTTTGATATTACTACTGAGAAGAGAAAGGAGCTTTGCGAGATTCCGAGCAACAAGCGATCAATGTATAAAAAGCGTTTTGCTTTTTTAGATGAAGTTCAAGAAACGATATTAAAAAAAATGCATGAAATAGGATTTTAG
- the obgE gene encoding GTPase ObgE yields MFVDCVDIFVSSGNGGAGAVSFRREKFVIQGGPDGGDGGKGGDVYFEVDSNSDTLSRFRGAKHYRAENGRPGEGKNKTGKGGADLIIKVPAGTQVFDEENGELLLDLKEGRHLLFEGGKGGLGNARFKNSVNQRPTYAQQGIAGKKAHLRLELKLIADVGLVGYPNVGKSTLISVLSNARPEIANYEFTTLVPNLGVVDVGDFDSFVVADIPGIIDGASQGRGLGVEFLRHVERTKFLLFVLDLSSYRTLQDQYEKLRIELQSFSTLLISKPFGIVLSKADICFDFEEMLKKFLDSNDLGSLSLHDGVYMQKLSDDQEQFDTQLPLFVLPIASATHLHIDKLKTLLSLGLKS; encoded by the coding sequence ATGTTTGTAGATTGTGTAGATATTTTTGTATCTTCGGGTAATGGGGGAGCCGGAGCTGTAAGTTTTAGACGTGAGAAATTTGTCATTCAAGGAGGGCCTGATGGAGGAGATGGGGGAAAGGGTGGAGATGTTTATTTTGAAGTAGATTCCAATAGCGATACTTTATCGCGTTTTCGAGGAGCAAAGCATTATAGGGCCGAAAACGGAAGACCTGGGGAAGGAAAAAATAAAACAGGTAAGGGTGGAGCAGATTTGATTATTAAGGTTCCTGCAGGGACTCAGGTATTTGATGAGGAGAATGGTGAGCTATTGTTAGATCTTAAAGAGGGGAGACATTTGTTGTTTGAGGGGGGGAAGGGAGGATTGGGAAATGCACGCTTTAAGAACTCTGTCAATCAAAGACCTACATATGCACAGCAGGGAATTGCTGGCAAAAAAGCACATTTGAGATTGGAATTAAAATTAATTGCTGATGTAGGGTTGGTTGGATATCCCAATGTGGGGAAATCTACATTGATTTCTGTTCTTTCTAATGCGCGTCCAGAAATTGCAAATTATGAATTTACAACTCTTGTGCCAAATTTAGGAGTTGTAGATGTAGGTGATTTTGATAGCTTTGTGGTGGCAGATATTCCTGGAATCATTGATGGAGCAAGTCAGGGGCGCGGACTTGGTGTTGAATTTTTGCGCCATGTTGAGCGTACGAAGTTTTTGCTCTTTGTGTTGGATCTATCTTCTTATCGGACTTTGCAAGATCAGTATGAGAAATTGCGTATCGAGCTTCAATCTTTTTCAACCTTATTGATTTCAAAGCCCTTTGGAATCGTTTTGAGTAAGGCAGATATTTGTTTTGATTTTGAGGAAATGCTAAAGAAGTTTTTGGATTCTAATGATTTGGGAAGTTTAAGTTTGCATGATGGGGTCTATATGCAAAAACTTTCTGATGATCAAGAACAATTTGACACGCAACTTCCGCTTTTTGTTTTGCCTATCGCTTCAGCAACGCATTTGCATATTGATAAGCTTAAGACACTTTTATCTTTGGGGCTTAAGTCGTGA
- the proB gene encoding glutamate 5-kinase, whose translation MSKKRIVLKIGTSNLSDGEKIQEGVIYKIAECVAHLRDKFHVILVSSGAVASGYTQLRLDKQVLAHKQALASIGQPLLLESYRKCFASFGILSAQILLSGHDFDSRKATQHARDTIEVLLEHNVIPILNENDAIATAELMFGDNDRLSAHIAYYLGAELLVILSDIDGYYDKDPHRFDDAKLIPFLDQIPQEKLQTSYDPYGNFATGGIVTKLIAADFLLQKGRAMFLCNGNQLGHLEDFLLRQIQKSGTLFGEFNG comes from the coding sequence GTGAGTAAAAAACGCATTGTTCTTAAAATTGGAACATCAAATCTAAGTGATGGAGAGAAGATTCAAGAAGGAGTCATTTATAAAATTGCTGAATGCGTTGCGCATCTTAGAGACAAATTTCATGTGATTTTGGTCAGTTCTGGAGCTGTTGCAAGTGGTTATACTCAGCTTCGCTTGGACAAACAAGTTCTTGCACACAAGCAGGCCCTTGCAAGTATTGGACAACCTTTATTGTTGGAGAGTTATCGCAAATGTTTTGCTTCATTTGGAATCTTGAGCGCTCAAATTTTACTTTCTGGACATGATTTTGATTCAAGAAAGGCGACACAGCACGCTCGCGATACAATTGAGGTGCTTTTGGAGCACAATGTTATTCCAATTCTCAATGAAAATGATGCGATTGCCACAGCGGAGTTGATGTTTGGGGATAATGATCGTCTGAGCGCGCACATTGCCTATTATCTGGGTGCAGAGCTTTTGGTGATTTTGAGTGATATTGATGGATATTATGATAAGGATCCACATCGTTTTGATGATGCTAAGCTTATTCCTTTTCTTGATCAGATTCCTCAAGAAAAGTTGCAAACAAGTTATGACCCATATGGAAATTTTGCAACAGGCGGGATTGTGACAAAGTTGATTGCCGCAGATTTTTTGTTGCAAAAGGGGAGGGCAATGTTTTTGTGCAATGGGAATCAGTTGGGGCATTTGGAAGATTTTTTGTTAAGACAGATTCAAAAAAGTGGCACTCTTTTTGGAGAATTTAATGGCTAA
- a CDS encoding methionyl-tRNA formyltransferase, with the protein MAKVVFFGTPAFAREVLEIVALEHQIVCIVTQPDRPFGRKQELRASEVKEYALQYHIPLFQPQTLDQKLLKDLQALCADFFLVVAFGQIFPKAFLDFLPCINIHASILPELRGASPMQEMILQDQKKFGVSAMRMEEGLDCGDILGMSCLDTAQDLDLNILAKKLAQIGGNLASHVLKHFSCIAPLKQNHCDASICKKIKKEQGEVTFSEARKIFVKFLAFAQWPSVFLSNGLKLSKIELDSQEGHFLEGEILEILDDGVLVGCQKGKIKILEVQPPSKQKIRAVDYLHGKRLRVGDIFC; encoded by the coding sequence ATGGCTAAAGTTGTTTTTTTTGGCACCCCTGCTTTTGCGCGAGAAGTCTTGGAGATTGTGGCTTTAGAGCATCAAATTGTGTGTATTGTGACACAGCCTGATCGTCCTTTTGGACGTAAACAAGAGCTTAGGGCTTCTGAAGTTAAAGAATATGCATTGCAATATCATATTCCTCTCTTTCAGCCTCAAACCCTTGATCAAAAATTGCTCAAAGATTTGCAAGCGCTGTGCGCAGATTTTTTTCTAGTTGTTGCTTTTGGGCAGATTTTCCCAAAAGCATTTTTGGATTTTCTTCCTTGTATCAATATACACGCTTCTATTTTGCCAGAGTTGAGGGGAGCTTCTCCAATGCAAGAAATGATTTTGCAAGACCAAAAGAAGTTTGGCGTTAGCGCAATGAGAATGGAAGAGGGGCTTGATTGTGGAGATATCTTGGGAATGAGTTGCTTAGATACTGCGCAAGATTTGGATTTAAATATCCTTGCAAAAAAGCTTGCTCAGATAGGTGGAAACTTGGCTAGTCATGTCTTGAAGCATTTCTCTTGTATTGCACCTCTAAAACAGAATCATTGTGATGCGAGCATATGTAAGAAGATTAAAAAAGAGCAGGGAGAGGTTACTTTTTCTGAAGCACGCAAAATCTTTGTGAAATTTTTAGCCTTTGCTCAGTGGCCCAGTGTATTTTTATCCAATGGCTTAAAGCTTTCTAAAATCGAATTAGATTCTCAAGAAGGACATTTTTTGGAAGGTGAGATTCTGGAAATTCTTGATGATGGCGTGCTTGTAGGATGCCAAAAGGGAAAAATAAAAATTCTTGAAGTGCAACCTCCTTCTAAACAAAAAATTCGTGCAGTGGATTATTTGCATGGCAAGAGATTAAGGGTTGGAGATATTTTTTGTTGA
- a CDS encoding biotin--[acetyl-CoA-carboxylase] ligase, with translation MNFFYFSQIDSTQDWLIGQIKKESFTLPACVGSDQQTKGRGSRQNVWDNVENALMFSFAFEEIGLPNDLPRQSISIYVGFLLKEWLLKLGCNVWLKWPNDLYQGRSKIGGILTQKVGKYIVCGIGLNLVSSTYSALNLKWDSEIKKAKILEFVEFFFKFPTWAYIFQNYKLEFQKNFDFTFHFENKEICFSHTSLCDDGSLLWENQRIYSLR, from the coding sequence TTGAATTTTTTTTATTTTTCTCAAATTGATTCGACCCAAGATTGGCTGATTGGGCAGATTAAAAAAGAGAGTTTTACTTTGCCTGCTTGTGTTGGAAGCGATCAGCAAACCAAAGGAAGGGGGAGTAGACAAAATGTTTGGGATAATGTAGAGAATGCTTTGATGTTTTCGTTTGCATTTGAAGAGATAGGGCTCCCCAATGATTTGCCTAGACAATCAATTTCTATTTATGTAGGATTTTTGCTAAAAGAATGGTTACTAAAGCTAGGGTGTAATGTATGGCTAAAATGGCCTAATGATCTTTATCAAGGAAGATCAAAAATCGGAGGGATTCTAACTCAAAAGGTGGGAAAATATATCGTGTGTGGAATCGGCTTAAACCTCGTATCTTCTACATATTCTGCACTTAATTTGAAATGGGACTCAGAGATAAAAAAAGCAAAGATTTTGGAGTTTGTGGAATTTTTTTTTAAATTTCCGACTTGGGCTTACATTTTCCAAAATTACAAGCTAGAATTTCAGAAAAATTTTGACTTTACTTTTCATTTTGAAAATAAAGAGATTTGTTTTAGTCATACTTCTTTGTGTGATGATGGATCTCTGTTATGGGAAAATCAGAGGATTTATAGCTTACGATAG
- a CDS encoding ParA family protein — protein sequence MCEIIAIANQKGGVGKTTTAVNLSASLANLNKKVLLIDFDPQANATTSLGFRRNEVEFDIYHALIGSKRLSQIIYPTDMTNLFLAPSNIGLVGFEKEFYSKRSAGRELLLKKKIDEIAGQYDFIVIDSPPALGPLTINALSASHSVIIPIQCEFFALEGLAQLLSTIKALKTTSNPDLVIRGFLPTMYSSQNNLSKQVLADLIQHFDRELFKRSKKNDCVMVPRSVKLAESPSFGKPILLYDKKSNGSLAYQELAHAILRGVR from the coding sequence ATGTGTGAAATTATTGCTATTGCGAATCAAAAGGGGGGTGTTGGGAAAACGACAACTGCTGTAAATCTTTCTGCCTCTCTAGCCAATTTGAATAAAAAAGTTTTGCTGATTGATTTTGATCCACAAGCAAATGCAACGACAAGCTTAGGTTTCCGTCGCAATGAAGTTGAGTTTGATATTTATCATGCTTTGATTGGAAGCAAGAGACTTTCGCAAATCATTTATCCTACTGATATGACAAATCTTTTTTTAGCTCCGTCTAATATTGGTTTGGTTGGGTTTGAAAAAGAGTTTTATAGCAAAAGAAGCGCAGGCCGTGAGCTTTTGCTTAAAAAAAAGATTGATGAGATAGCTGGACAATATGATTTTATTGTCATTGATTCTCCTCCTGCCTTAGGGCCTCTTACGATCAATGCTCTGAGTGCTTCTCATTCTGTTATTATCCCTATTCAATGTGAATTTTTTGCACTCGAGGGGTTGGCACAGCTTTTGAGCACAATTAAAGCCCTTAAAACAACAAGCAACCCAGATTTAGTGATACGTGGTTTTTTGCCTACAATGTATTCCTCTCAAAACAATCTTTCAAAGCAGGTTTTGGCTGATTTGATACAACACTTTGATCGTGAGCTGTTTAAGCGATCCAAAAAAAATGATTGTGTGATGGTGCCAAGAAGCGTAAAGCTTGCAGAATCTCCAAGCTTTGGAAAGCCCATTTTGCTTTATGATAAAAAATCCAATGGAAGTCTTGCTTATCAAGAACTTGCTCATGCAATTTTGAGAGGAGTGCGCTAA
- a CDS encoding ParB/RepB/Spo0J family partition protein, producing MAKKQVLGRGLGELLSEVSQAYENNLMGSENDDRIVEISMDQIRSNPYQPRKRFETSALHELADSIKEYGLLQPILVYKDQENYVLIAGERRYRASKLCGKNTIKAIVADLDLNRLREIALIENIQREDLNPIDLAYAYDELLKHYNLTHEELAERIQKSRAHITNTLRLLHLSDQVQKLLVDEKITQGHAKVLVGLEENMQEKFAHTIIGRKLSVREAEKMVQNLKKDQKPLQDISKPQTENQHKIETILKKNHISFFFKNNGKTLSISLKTPEEIQHFLALIER from the coding sequence ATGGCAAAAAAGCAAGTGTTGGGACGAGGGTTGGGGGAACTTTTAAGTGAAGTAAGTCAGGCTTATGAAAATAACTTAATGGGATCAGAAAATGATGATCGCATTGTAGAGATCAGCATGGATCAAATTCGCTCAAATCCTTATCAACCTAGAAAAAGGTTTGAGACTTCAGCTCTTCATGAACTTGCAGATTCTATTAAAGAGTATGGTTTGTTGCAACCCATCCTTGTATATAAAGATCAAGAAAATTATGTTTTGATTGCTGGTGAGAGGAGATATAGAGCATCTAAATTGTGCGGAAAAAACACCATCAAAGCAATTGTGGCTGATCTTGACTTGAATCGCTTGAGGGAAATAGCATTGATTGAGAATATCCAAAGAGAGGATCTTAACCCAATTGATTTGGCATATGCTTATGATGAGCTTTTGAAGCATTATAACCTTACACACGAAGAGCTTGCTGAGCGCATTCAAAAATCTCGTGCCCATATCACAAATACTCTAAGGTTATTGCATTTATCAGATCAAGTTCAGAAACTTTTGGTTGATGAAAAGATTACACAAGGTCATGCTAAAGTTCTTGTTGGCTTGGAAGAAAATATGCAAGAAAAATTTGCACACACAATCATTGGTCGCAAATTATCTGTGAGGGAAGCAGAAAAAATGGTTCAAAACCTAAAAAAAGATCAAAAACCCCTTCAAGACATTTCAAAACCTCAAACAGAAAATCAGCATAAAATAGAAACAATCTTAAAAAAGAATCATATTTCATTTTTCTTTAAAAACAATGGAAAAACATTGTCAATTTCGCTTAAAACTCCTGAGGAAATTCAGCATTTCTTGGCTTTGATTGAGAGATAG
- a CDS encoding F0F1 ATP synthase subunit delta has protein sequence MNSLTKKYACAFLEGVGEEISREFVAYKPIVQECFQNEDFYKILVDPFLENSIKFEILKACLGVHNLKIQHFLSVLADADRLLLLIDIMEALETLLKLDSKHCSAVLFSSEKISSSLLERFKEQLENKLGCQIQFDEVLWDKDEVKCCLKELDLEVSFSQEKFNQDLKKFILVSFLQGVQIEE, from the coding sequence ATGAATAGTCTTACAAAGAAATATGCCTGTGCTTTTCTTGAGGGCGTTGGAGAGGAGATCTCTCGCGAATTTGTCGCATATAAGCCTATTGTTCAAGAATGTTTTCAAAATGAGGATTTCTATAAAATCTTAGTTGATCCATTTTTGGAAAATTCAATAAAATTTGAGATTCTTAAAGCATGCTTGGGAGTGCATAATCTAAAAATTCAACATTTCTTATCAGTTCTTGCTGATGCTGATAGATTGTTGTTACTTATTGACATTATGGAGGCATTGGAAACTCTTTTGAAGCTTGACAGTAAGCATTGCAGTGCAGTTTTATTTTCTTCTGAGAAAATCAGCTCTTCTTTGCTTGAGCGTTTTAAGGAACAATTAGAAAACAAGCTAGGGTGTCAAATTCAGTTTGATGAAGTCTTGTGGGATAAAGATGAGGTGAAATGTTGTCTCAAAGAGCTAGATTTAGAAGTTTCTTTTTCTCAAGAAAAATTTAATCAAGATTTGAAAAAGTTTATTTTAGTTTCATTTTTACAAGGAGTGCAAATTGAAGAATAA